One Aptenodytes patagonicus chromosome 7, bAptPat1.pri.cur, whole genome shotgun sequence genomic window, GCCTCGCCGGGCGGTCGAGGCGGTGATTGGCTGGCGGACCCGCGCGGGCGCCCACGCAGCTGCCGCGGCGGCAGGTATAAAGGGGAGCCGGCGGGCAGTGCGTAGTACCGCGGCTCAGCGGCGCCACCGGCATCCTCCTCCGCAcagctccgctccgctccgccggtAAGCACCGCGCCGGCTCCCGGCGCCGGCTCTGGCCGCGGCTCCCTGCGTGGGGCGGGTCGCGTGAGTCCCGTTTCTCTCCCGGGGCGTGGAGCTTTGCACGGGGCCGTAATGCCTTCGTTCATGTGCTTGGGTAGGCGTGGGCACACGCGTGTGCGAGGAAGCGAGCCAAGGAAGGTGGGAGAAAGTTAGTCCTcggtctctctcttcctttcccccgCCGACACGGCGTGGGGTGTCCCGCCAGGCATGCAGGACGGCTCTCCGCGGTGCCCGGCCGGCTGCTCTGCCGGTGCTGGGCACCGTCCAGGGCGCCCCGGGACCCGTGGGGAAGCGGGGCGTCCTTTGGAAGGTGCCTCGTCGTTCCGGTGAGCCGCATCGGGAATTGGGAGCTAGCAAAAACGAAGCTGGTGCGGTAGTTAACGATGTGCTTTCTTGAGTGGAAGATACCGATGctatgagaaaaaaaagaggtgtgtCTCAAAGCCGATATcttcaattatattttctttacGGATTTTGCTCTAATGACTAATTTTTAACTTATCCTTTTTCTGGTTTCAGAGTAGAAATATTTGTTGAAATTAAACTACTTGATTCTTATAGTGTAATCTGAACTGGGATATTAGTGTGCTAACTGCCGAGAAGCAAGCAGTTTCAGGTAAAGTGCTAACAGTAGCACttcattcttaaaaatattaaacactaaacactttttttcttgtgACTCTTATCCCATAACTGTGCCTGTTCGTGTTGAACACACTGACTATGGCATTGTGTGCAGTAGTTAGTCGGAGGAACGTGTTTTCCACCAATTTGAAGGAAAGTCTATGTTAAGTTGAATGCAGCTAGCTGTACAGAACTGCAGCtctgaaaagctgcatttttatcCTCTGTAATAGtgctaagtaatcttaaaatTCTGAGAAAACCAAAGCACGATAGCAATAatcaaaagaaacattaaaaaagaaaaaaaaagctgttagtATTTGTGCTGCTTGTGGCTAGGAAACAATGACTACCGCTTTAGTAGATCTTACAGGATTGAGAGGGTTGGAAAACAGCCATTGCTTGATGTACCTCTTTGTTGTAGGGAGGAAATCATGGTTATGCTGAAGATTTCATCTTTCCTTGCCGTTTATGCCTTGGTTGTGTGCCAGATGGATAGCTTCCAGGCAGCCCCAGTCAGGTAAGAAGCTGGTCCTCTTGCTGAGTGCTCTATCTGAATGGTACGAAAATACTTAAGATCCTTTAGAGACCTAGGAGGGAAACAGGCTACAGTGAATGAGAAAGCCGGCTTCGTTTGATGCTATTTTTGACAGTGTGGCTTTTAAATTACACTTATAAAACACCTAATGCTGTGCATGAGGGTGGTTTACATACTCACACTGGTGAAAGACACTGTCAATGACATGCAGTAATGCATGACAAACCTCTCTCCTGTGCGTGGCTCTCTGCAGCAGTCCAGGCTTTATTCATGCTGTTTTGCTTGCCTCTGCTTAGACCTGGCTTGGAGTCCATAACAGATCGAGTGACGCTCAGTGATTACGAAGCTCGGAGGTTATTAAATGCGCTGGTGAAAGAGTTCATACAGATGACAGCAGAAGAGCTGGAGCAAGCCTCTGAGGGGAACAGGTAAGGACTGCAgtcctggggcaggagaggggcaatGGGGGAGTGTTATGTGTTTGATATTTAGCAAAAGCCATCTGAGCAGACCCTCTTGCAGgtcaagattttttcttttcttggtgttATGGCTAACTGATCACCTAACTGGTAAAGGATGATACTGCAGAGACATCCTAATGTTGGTATTGGGAGAATGGCTTTCACCTAGTTAACCTGCTTCTATCTGTCTTTTCCAACTGAAAGTGGAGGGCGATTTGAGCTTGAATGAGGGGGTTGTGTTAAAATATGGCAGCAAAAGGTATGTCTTCCTAGTGGGAGTGTTAGGGGCCATTCAGTCACTCTTGGATTCTCTGTCGTGAAAGTGCATGCTGTTGTAAGGCATGGAAAGTTGCTGGCAGAGGGGATGTGTTCCTCCTAATGCACGCAGCGCCAGTCTTCCCCGTAGACCAAAGGCATGCGAGAACATCTGCATTATCTTAACAGGATTTGTATTGCAAAGCATGGTGGTGATGTATGAGAGACTGAACAGCATGCTGAATACATGGGAAGTAAAACTTCCTGATGCCTAACTACGAGCATCCAAAAGGCTAATGAACTTGCTTTTTTGACAAAGTTGAATTCATTGAAAAACAGCGTTTTCCTTCTTGACTGCATTTGTATGAACCTTCCTTGCATGGAATGTGATGTGGAagggttattttttattttttacatttcctAACTGTAGATATTTACCTAGGGACGAAATGCATGAACATGCATGTTTGAGATTCCTCTTCCTTTGggcatgtttttttttcccccctgcagcCTGGATAGACCTATTTCCAAACGCTGTGCCAGTCTGAGTACTTGTGTGCTGGGCAAACTGTCTCAAGAATTGCACAAATTGCAAACTTACCCTCGCACTGACGTCGGGGCTGGAACTCCTGGCAAGAAACGAAATGTGCTGAGTGACCTGGAACACGAACGCTATGCAAACTATGGGGAACCCCTAGGAAACAACTAGACATGCTtatttctccccttctcccttttttttttttttgacccgaTGCATGTGGATCTAACTTTGATTGCTAACTTTGCTATGTTATTTTGATTCTGGTTTTGACAGAGAATGTTTGAGATGGACCTAATGTTAGGAAGACAGAGAACATAACATGCATACcaagctaggggaaaaaaaaataaataaaaatgaacagcaCTGCCTTGAGATTTCAGATGATTTTCTTagacactgattaaaaaaaattctaaacaagGCTTTTCATTTCTGGCTGCTAAATGTACAAGTAGACTCTTTTGTGCTTGCCCATGCACTTGTTCAATAAACCTATTTTTCTATAAGGATTAGATTTGGCTTGGTTTAATAACTTGTTTTAGAATGTGAGATTTCTGGATATGGCTAGAAATATTTTACAAGTTGTCTTAATATTCAAGAGAGGCAATGCCAGTAATTCTAGAAAAGCTGAAAGAACTTAGAAATTGAAATTATACACATACATTCATATGTACTGATGTAATCAGGCATGCATGCAGTCCTCTTAGTAAGGGTCCTGAGAAGCAAAGGAATCGAGACAAGCTCATACAGATTTGTTCAAGTAAACTAGGTATGTAATCCTGTTTAAAATTGGTACGGAACACTTCCAGGTAAgaattttgtgttctttttctttttccttcttactttACAATAGGCTTTTACACTGTATATTCAAAACCCaggtatctttaaaatatttgtattaattcAAGATGATATAATGTAGGTGAATTGTAAATTTAAGAGGCAAAACCAGAGTTCTTCACAGTTCTTCTGTTGCAGCACTGCATCTATCTTGTAATTAGAGGCCTGTTCCAAAAAATTGGTATTGATATTATGAACAGCATTCATTGTTAACATTAATGAACTGTCTTGTAATGCTTATCTGAGAAATCCCTCCTACTGCAAGAAAGTCATTGCTTTAGTAGAAAATTGCTTCAAGCGAGGACTGTGTGAATGCATATGCCTTGAAGTCCCCTGTCTAGCAAAATTATTAGCTGTAGGCTGAACTCTGAGCACAGAACTACTTCTGTTGAAGTTGGTGAACTACTCCCATGGTGAAGTGCTGTACTAGACAGGGATCTAACTCCAGGAAAGAGGGGTTCCCACATTTCCATGTATTTCATGGGAGCAGTATGTTTATGTGTGGTTCAGCTCTGAAAGCAACTGGTCAGCTGCCCTGCAGGTACAGCCCTACCAGAGTCACTGACAAAGCTCCTGTAGTCATCAGTGATGCTAGGATTTCATGTGTTTTCTGGGTATTACGGAGCATAGGTGTTGAAGTGAGAAGTTAGATCAGTGTCTGCTACTGTCCTTCAGCAGCActacaaacaaaacacagatctAAGCTTTTAGAGGAAGTGGGGATTGGTTAAATGCTCCAGACCTGGACCTCCTCAGCACCTCTCTGTTGGTCATAATGACTTGCTGGAGGCAGGGAATGGCTCGGGTGTTGCTGAAAGTCTGGCTTGGCTTAGTCTTGAGTCCAATTGCCCAAGAAAGGAAGGGCTCAGCCACCTTTTGTAAACTGAGCCTGACACTTGGAAAAACATAAAGATGGATCTTTTAGAGCTCGTAAGCTGCAGACACAGAAGTTGCCAATACCTGCTGCACAGTaagcctgctttttcttttatagaaGAGTCTTTCTGAGGCATAGCATCCCTTACTGACATTTCATTGTATGTGGGGTGAATACTTTGAGAACTaactctttattttccttttgaaaagcagTGTAACAGCACAGAAGAGGGCATGCAACACAGCAACCTGTGTGACCCATCGTCTGGCGGACTTCCTGAGCAGGTCAGGAGGAGTGGGCAAGAACAACTTCGTACCAACCAACGTGGGATCCAAGGCCTTTGGCAGGCGAAGAAGAAGTGTTCAAATATAAAAAGCTGAATCATAATGTGAATATGGTAACTACATTGCAATAAACAAATCTGCAATGCAGGCAACCTGTGGCATTATCAGAATTTTAGTTTTGCTGGATGAATAACAGACCTACAGTGATAATCTCTGAGAAAGCAGGGCAAGTAACAGTATAAAAATGTTACAAGTATAACAGTAGCATGATTAGACTGTGAAGAAGAGCTTTTGTAGATGTTCTGCTTAGATAACTAGCTTCACAGTGCATTAACTAAAAGCAAACAGTTTGGTTGGAATGATTTGCTTATTTTACCAGTAACATTTCATTATCAATATGTCATTaactctggttttctttctttcagattgCCATGAAACTGAAAATTCAACTTTAATTTCTAACAAAAGCAACTCTTCTCCATAAATCAAGACAGccaaaaagattaattttgcatCCTAATattggaaatgttttatttaatacaaatgaaaacactCTTATGTATAGTATAAGAGAATCTAGTTATTAAAGTTAAATtattgtatattctttttatatgCAActctatttcaaataaaaatgtgacggcatctattatttatttatcttccaGCCTATGTGGTCCATGCTACTTATCCTGGCACTGCTGCCAAAACTCGGGGATTATACTAAACTGCTGCCTGGCAAGGCGTATGTGTATTATACGGTGTGCTGTGCCTTGATGTAAAACACTTAACTAACCTGATTGtacagtatgtttaaaaaaaacaaaaaacacttcaaTATTGTATCATTTGTGAatttatgcaaaattaaaaaaagtattttagatacACTTGGATGGAGAAGCTGACTCTTCATTTGCACACACTTACAGAAACATCTGGCACTAAGCCAACATCATTGCAGATCAGGCGGCCCATTGATCTGCTTCAGCCTTATTAACTATAAATACTAGGGTTTGAGTCAAGAGTTCAGAACAGAAAGAATAGCTGcctttcatatatatttataaagcagtagatggggggggaggggaacccAAAAGACACCACTTAGTGAGGCttctgctagaaaaataaaaagatttttggTTTAATAAAACCAAAGAGACAAACTTCATCACGTGTGGTTTAAGACTAAATGTTTTTATACAGTTGAGATGAAATGGCCTGACATACTTCATAGATTTTTGTCTAAGGTCAAAAAAGTGAattagaaaggaagagaaaaataagctaTGGAAATATACATGTCTTTTAAGCAATCCTGAGACAGAGTCTATTTAGGGATCAGGGATAGATAATTAGAGTGAGTGGAGAAGAGGGTAGCTGGAACCAATCCATGGACTTCTAAGTGGTGCTGCCAACTTCCTCctcaaagctgctgctgtttcagtttAGTAGCTGAGTCAGATATTTGTTTAGATTTGTTCTGTGCTCCACAGCCCGACTCTAAAATCTGCTTCATCAGTTCAGATGAAGATCACCTCGCTGTGCAAAGTAGAGGTTAAGGCTCTCATGatctctgtctctgctgcagGTGCAATAGCAAAAAGAGAAGTGTGGTCAACCAGATGTAGGCATAGCCAGTAAGGCTGTCCAGTGACGCCGCTTTCTATACCATGCTCATTCGTGGCTATGGTTTTACTCCTTGGGGAACATTTCAGCCCTGGTAAGTCAGTGTACAAAGCAGACCTTGTAGAAGATATAAACCAGTTTAGAGGGAAAAGTTCCAGTGCCTAAATGGGCAAAGGAGGGATGCTCAGACTTGGCTTGCAAATCTGTTGCCCAGCGATAGTCGAGTGcttgtttccattttcctctgAAGTATCTGAGATTGGCCACAACTGGGTGTCCTATACCCACGTGGTCAACCACTGCCCCGTGTTTGTACGAGGAACTGGTTGGGTTAGACCCAACTGCCAATTTTGGAGCCCGGAAGCATTCTTTGCCAGGTTTCAggtatttttccccattttcctttgCACAAAGTGGGGGTCATATGCTGAGATCACCTGGCTACCTCAGTAACACCTTTCCCTGTCATTACAGAGCCTCTGGGCACAGGTGGCAGGTTGTCTCTTTTGTTCCCTACTACAGCACCCAACAGCTTAATCTTCTCCAAGATAAAATGCCTAAGCACAGTTATTGGGATGAATACATGTAATTTAATGATTCATATTCAATAAGAAGCCAGGCAATGTTCATGGGCTCCTTCTGGCTTTAAAGTCTAAATGCTCAGgcagtttattttttc contains:
- the CALCB gene encoding calcitonin gene-related peptide 2 isoform X3 — protein: MVMLKISSFLAVYALVVCQMDSFQAAPVRPGLESITDRVTLSDYEARRLLNALVKEFIQMTAEELEQASEGNSVTAQKRACNTATCVTHRLADFLSRSGGVGKNNFVPTNVGSKAFGRRRRSVQI
- the CALCB gene encoding calcitonin gene-related peptide 2 isoform X1, whose translation is MVMLKISSFLAVYALVVCQMDSFQAAPVRPGLESITDRVTLSDYEARRLLNALVKEFIQMTAEELEQASEGNSLDRPISKRCASLSTCVLGKLSQELHKLQTYPRTDVGAGTPGKKRNVLSDLEHERYANYGEPLGNN
- the CALCB gene encoding calcitonin gene-related peptide 2 isoform X2; protein product: MVMLKISSFLAVYALVVCQMDSFQAAPVRPGLESITDRVTLSDYEARRLLNALVKEFIQMTAEELEQASEGNSSVTAQKRACNTATCVTHRLADFLSRSGGVGKNNFVPTNVGSKAFGRRRRSVQI